A genomic stretch from Desulfolutivibrio sulfodismutans DSM 3696 includes:
- a CDS encoding MlaE family ABC transporter permease: MTQPSAVGVLAPKNPLARLGAATIRGISELGGLALFTVFGLRHIFSLPLQIKKIVQQVYFIGVKSIFVIALIGLFTGMVLGLQGYYTLVKFGSEGLLGAAVALSIIRELGPVLTAIMITGRAGSSMAAEIGIMRISEQIDALTTMDIDPMRYLIAPRLAAAIISFPLLTAIFDVIGILGGYLTGVIMLGINPGVYFQRIDASVVLADVSGGFVKSLVFALLVAAVCCYQGYFAHMRPGGFGAKGVSLATTSAVVVSCVSILAADYALTTFLL, translated from the coding sequence TTCCGAGCTCGGGGGCCTAGCCCTCTTCACCGTTTTCGGGTTGCGCCACATTTTCTCCCTGCCCCTGCAAATCAAAAAAATTGTTCAGCAGGTCTATTTCATCGGCGTCAAATCCATTTTCGTCATCGCGCTCATCGGGCTGTTCACGGGCATGGTCCTAGGCCTGCAGGGTTATTACACCCTGGTCAAGTTCGGCTCCGAGGGTCTTTTGGGGGCCGCCGTGGCCCTGTCCATCATCCGCGAACTCGGGCCGGTTCTGACGGCCATCATGATCACCGGCCGGGCCGGATCGTCCATGGCCGCCGAAATCGGCATCATGCGCATCTCCGAGCAGATCGACGCCTTAACGACCATGGATATCGATCCCATGCGCTATCTCATCGCCCCGCGTCTGGCTGCGGCGATCATCTCCTTTCCCCTGCTCACGGCCATTTTCGACGTCATCGGCATCCTGGGCGGCTACCTGACCGGCGTGATCATGCTGGGCATCAACCCCGGGGTCTATTTCCAGCGCATCGACGCCTCGGTGGTTCTGGCCGACGTCAGCGGCGGGTTCGTCAAATCCCTGGTTTTTGCGCTCCTGGTGGCTGCCGTATGCTGCTACCAGGGCTATTTCGCCCATATGCGGCCTGGCGGCTTCGGCGCCAAGGGCGTCAGCCTGGCCACCACCTCGGCGGTCGTCGTGTCCTGCGTCTCCATCCTGGCGGCGGACTACGCCCTGACCACATTTTTGCTCTAA
- the mlaD gene encoding outer membrane lipid asymmetry maintenance protein MlaD: protein MKKYTIETAVGIFVLAGLLCVTYLTVKLGKMEIFGGDDYHVYARFNDVTGLGTGAFVEMAGVRVGKVASIGLAPDDNIAVVELRIQKDVRLTDDAIVSIKTSGLIGDKYVKISPGGSGVFVQPGGMLVETESSVDLTDLIGKYVFGGVK from the coding sequence ATGAAAAAATACACCATTGAGACGGCCGTCGGCATCTTCGTCCTGGCGGGTCTTTTGTGCGTCACCTATCTGACCGTCAAACTGGGGAAAATGGAAATTTTCGGTGGTGACGACTACCATGTGTACGCCCGCTTCAACGACGTAACGGGGTTGGGAACCGGGGCCTTCGTAGAAATGGCCGGGGTTCGCGTGGGGAAGGTGGCCTCCATCGGCCTCGCCCCTGACGACAATATCGCCGTGGTGGAGCTTCGCATCCAAAAAGACGTTCGTCTGACGGACGACGCCATTGTGTCCATCAAGACCAGCGGGCTCATCGGCGACAAATACGTCAAAATTTCTCCAGGCGGTTCTGGTGTGTTCGTCCAACCCGGAGGCATGCTGGTGGAAACGGAGTCGTCCGTGGATCTCACGGACCTGATTGGCAAATACGTCTTTGGAGGCGTCAAATAA